taaacaaaactttcactaaaaattttgtctTTAGTAAggtgaaaaaaaaaataatttacaaaatatacaactttcaaaaatttgaaatatgATTGTTTTATTCactttttgataaattaagtCTGTTtggtatatatatattattttctaaacACAACCCCATGAagttaatatttaattggtctttttttcttttaaatataatctatttaaatatttttctattttttctaatgcacagatttttactttttaaatcAAAGGATCCCGTAGATATACCCGTTTATGATAATTATGATGGAAtcgatatttttttaaaagatgcTAATTCTGACAgagatattatattttgtcATGGGTCTAAATTATCAGGAAaagtttataatattcttttaaaCGATATGTCTAGACACACTAAATGTAATGTCATcagttttaatttaaaaggtATGTTGAATTCCAGAGGTATATCCTCGGAAAAGGGAATAAGGAAAGAAGTTGatagttttatttcttgttatttacaaaaaagaaataaaaaagtaatcGTGTTTGGTCAATCTCTAGGATGTTGTTTGGCAATTCAAATTGGCCGTAAGTTAGGCATCAATAAGGTCATTTTAGAAAAtccatttataaattataaatctttaattaagtcgttatataaatatgacTTTGTTTCTTATTTTGTAGTAGATAAATGGTgcaataataaaatctcCGAATTAAAGAGTGCACTTTTTCTAATTAGTGATAATGATactttaattaaaaacgaGGATGGTAAACATTTGCAAAGTTTAACAAACAATAGTAAAATCGCTTTTTTAAATGGAAGTAACCATTTCAACGCCAATAGAAATAGACATTTTTATCAACATATCATAAATTacattaataattaaattttatatttataaaaattttactatGTTTAATGTTATGACgtcaaattttattaaacaatACAATgttaagaaaattaaaaatgcaaatttttaatccGGCACAACTTTCGCTTTACAGTATAACTTATAAAGAATCAAAGGGTTAAGTTCTACTTTGACGATTCTTTTACTATGTCTTTCTTCATCCAGTACTGCTATTTTTTCACTTTGTCTCTCATTTTGAAACCAGacatttattgttttaagtTTTAGATTTAACATTATACTTAAATCTATTTTGGTCTGAGAAGAAGGATACGCTGTTAGTTTGAACACTTCTTTTAATGTACGACATTgtatttttgatttcttATTTCTATTAATGCTTAATCCTTCTGttccattttttaataaacacAATCCCAAAGCTGCCTgaacttttttttctttcctGATAATGTTTTTCATAACCCCAATTGacaaaattatgttttttatagtatcttaaattaattataaaatttgatatcATGACGAATCATTagataaacaaaatattaaaaaaatacgaCGAAAATGAAACGTGTCAAAAAAGATACAAACTAATAagtttttcaaattttcgacttttataatgaaaattagataaatcatttattacgatatttctaatatttttattaatttttgacattaaTGATTCCATGAGAATTGATATAAATGACagtgaaaaaataaaagaagttTTATTTACAGTTTAAGATTATTTTGaagaattaattttaattttctatacATCTGGCAAGTATAGCATTAAAAGACTTATTTTCTGCACAAAGCCATATTCTTATCTTGAACAATTTGAACAAATCTTTTAACAAATCTCTGAAATCAATTCTTCTAGAActcttaaaataaaaagttatttttttcttgtccCACTGATATTCACAACTTAGAATATCCATTGTTATGTTACTTAAGAAAACAAGTTCTTTACATTTTTCTAAACTATTTATCTCATCAATTTctcttctttttaattcttgTACGTCTAAATCAGTAGCGTATCTCAATATTCTTTTACTTTCTATGTCACTAGTTGCTTCTTTGAAAGTTTCAAATATCATACTTAATTTACATTCTGATGCTATACTTAAAACTTTTCCACAGTCTTCTCCTCTGTCTGCTTCTAATATTACATATGAATCTTTTGTATAACACATATAATCAAAGCCTATGTCTAATCT
The genomic region above belongs to Vairimorpha necatrix chromosome 3, complete sequence and contains:
- a CDS encoding alpha/beta hydrolase, which gives rise to MHRFLLFKSKDPVDIPVYDNYDGIDIFLKDANSDRDIIFCHGSKLSGKVYNILLNDMSRHTKCNVISFNLKGMLNSRGISSEKGIRKEVDSFISCYLQKRNKKVIVFGQSLGCCLAIQIGRKLGINKVILENPFINYKSLIKSLYKYDFVSYFVVDKWCNNKISELKSALFLISDNDTLIKNEDGKHLQSLTNNSKIAFLNGSNHFNANRNRHFYQHIINYINN
- a CDS encoding PSP1-like protein; translated protein: MKLYANNTVWMENEDTWNDKRIKCKAIGEQFTEKSKEVEIKSDKLINIMKSFMTETFLVTKVTYHIIEYKSGRLDIGFDYMCYTKDSYVILEADRGEDCGKVLSIASECKLSMIFETFKEATSDIESKRILRYATDLDVQELKRREIDEINSLEKCKELVFLSNITMDILSCEYQWDKKKITFYFKSSRRIDFRDLLKDLFKLFKIRIWLCAENKSFNAILARCIEN
- a CDS encoding homeobox domain-containing protein 2; the protein is MKNIIRKEKKVQAALGLCLLKNGTEGLSINRNKKSKIQCRTLKEVFKLTAYPSSQTKIDLSIMLNLKLKTINVWFQNERQSEKIAVLDEERHSKRIVKVELNPLILYKLYCKAKVVPD